One segment of Engraulis encrasicolus isolate BLACKSEA-1 chromosome 7, IST_EnEncr_1.0, whole genome shotgun sequence DNA contains the following:
- the liat1 gene encoding protein LIAT1 has protein sequence MATTHKSTAQGHTDVYPPKSKPTRNKNLAAKQRSLNDEDNKITLDKNKKFRKKKKKENTSDTEKKQSNKSSREEAPNREDSSSPLNSGGDTGDRQPDPKGSSSSNTSTQKAKGSKGTKRSKKSKSSVSSEDAQAASLGPAAVRDKAKEEEVSAEALESLRWVGVLDDPVAEEHRLEVYKANRRKRYIAARQLQLGKTASLLTQP, from the exons ATGGCGACCACACACAAAAGCACTGCCCAAGGACACACTGATGTCTACCCTCCCAAAAGTAAGCCCACGCGAAATAAGAACTTGGCAGCCAAGCAAAGGTCTTTGAATGACGAGGACAACAAAATTACACTGGACAAAAATAAGAAAttcaggaagaagaaaaagaaagagaacacGTCCGACACTGAGAAAAAGCAGTCCAACAAGTCGAGCCGTGAAGAAGCACCTAACAGAGAGGATTCCAGCAGCCCTCTGAATTCTGGCGGCGACACAG gtGATCGGCAACCTGACCCCAAGGGCTCCAGTAGTTCCAACACCTCCACACAAAAGGCCAAAGGAAGCAAGGGCACCAAGCGCAGTAAGAAGTCGAAGAGCTCTGTCTCGAGTGAAGATGCGCAGGCCGCATCCCTGGGCCCTGCAGCTGTGAGGGACAAggccaaggaggaggaggtgagtgcTGAGGCCCTGGAGAGCCTGCGCTGGGTGGGTGTTCTGGACGACCCTGTGGCCGAGGAACACAGGCTGGAGGTGTACAAGGCCAACCGCCGCAAACGTTACATAGCGGCACGGCAGCTACAGCTGGGGAAGACTGCCTCCCTGCTCACACAACCCTAA
- the aifm5 gene encoding apoptosis-inducing factor 3, translating to MMEVEVGHHNVLLAKCDGVYHALGNQCTHYGGPLSKGALMDNKIRCPWHGSCFNVLTGDMEEFPAMDGLPKHKVKIEDSKVYVSINKKFLKQNKRMKKMCGRTPGNSHTIVLLGGGSASLICAETLRQEKYEGRIIMVTRDDLMPYDKTRLSKVMNAESSSIMLRKFEFYHEYDIEMWLKKEALSINTEKQTVTFNDGITQCYDQLLIATGCRAKPLDIPGADLEDVMMLEVPADAQRVHYACFKRRIVLVGTSFVGMEIAAYMIDRASSITVIGSSEMPYHKTFGPEIGKFTMTLLEEKGVKFYMNDFVKEIRGEDKKVKDIVLKSGTIIPADVVIVGIGVLPNSECLQGSDVKLDAKRFVPVDKYMRTNVPNVFCGGDVSTFPLKMANDQQVNIGHWQQAQAHGRVAALNMLQKEVPLNSVPVYWTVLLGMTIRYSGFGEGYTELEVKGNVKEMKFLALYIKEDRVVAAASLNFDPAVSVVAERLATGNTITKAEAKSDDLTWLHLPDPHKS from the exons atgatggaggtggaggtgggacaTCATAACGTCCTGCTGGCGAAATGTGACGGGGTGTACCACGCTCTGGGAAACCAGTGCACCCATTATGGCGGCCCGCTCAGCAAAG GTGCCCTGATGGACAACAAGATCCGCTGCCCATGGCACGGCTCCTGCTTTAATGTCCTGACTGGAGACATGGAGGAGTTCCCTGCAATGGACGGCTTGCCTAAACACAAG GTTAAAATAGAAGATAGTAAGGTTTATGTGTCAATCAACAAAAAG tttcTGAAACAGAACAAACGTATGAAGAAGATGTGTGGACGAACTCCAGGGAACTCCCACACCATCGTGTTACTGGGCGGAG GGTCAGCCTCCTTGATCTGTGCGGAGACGCTGCGGCAGGAGAAGTACGAGGGCCGCATCATCATGGTGACGAGAGATGACCTCATGCCCTACGACAAGACGCGCCTCAGCAAG GTCATGAACGCAGAAAGTAGCAGTATCATGTTGAGGAAATTCGAGTTTTACCATGAATATGACATAGAAATGTGGCTCAAGAAAGAG GCCCTATCAATAAACACGGAAAAGCAAACAGTCACTTTCAATGATGGCATTACTCAGTGTTATGACCAGCTTCTGATTGCGACAGGCTGTAG GGCCAAGCCCCTGGACATCCCCGGAGCAGACCTGGAGGATGTGATGATGCTGGAGGTACCCGCCGATGCCCAGCGCGTACACTATGCCTGCTTTAAACGCAGGATAGTCCTAGTGGGTACATCGTTTGTTG GCATGGAGATTGCAGCCTACATGATTGACAGAGCATCGAGCATCACTGTCATCGGCAGCAGCGAGATGCCCTACCACAAGACCTTTGGGCCTGAGATTGGGAAGTTTACCATGACG CTACTGGAAGAGAAGGGTGTGAAATTTTACATGAATGACTTTGTGAAAGAAatcagaggagaagacaagaag GTGAAGGATATAGTCCTGAAAAGTGGCACAATCATTCCTGCAGATGTTGTTATAGTGGGCATTG GTGTCCTTCCAAACTCTGAGTGTCTCCAAGGGAGTGACGTTAAACTAGATGCAAAGAGATTTGTTCCTGTGGACAAG TACATGAGAACAAACGTACCGAACGTCTTCTGCGGAGGCGATGTGTCAACCTTCCCGCTGAAGATGGCCAACGACCAACAGGTTAACATTGGCCACTGGCAGCAAGCACAGGCGCATG GAAGGGTGGCTGCCCTGAACATGCTTCAGAAGGAGGTGCCGTTGAACTCTGTGCCCGTCTACTGGACCGTCCTGTTGGGCATGACCATCCGATACTCAG GTTTTGGGGAGGGTTACACTGAGCTGGAGGTCAAAGGAAACGTTAAGGAGATGAAATTCCTTGCTTTATATATCAA GGAAGACAGAGTGGTGGCTGCTGCCAGTCTAAACTTTGACCCTGCTGTTTCCGTGGTTGCAGAGAGGTTAGCTACAGGAAACACTATTACAAAGGCTGAGGCAAA ATCTGATGATCTCACCTGGTTGCACCTGCCTGATCCACACAAGTCCTGA